The following coding sequences lie in one Glycine soja cultivar W05 chromosome 16, ASM419377v2, whole genome shotgun sequence genomic window:
- the LOC114389625 gene encoding sucrose transport protein SUC8-like isoform X1, with the protein MEQPPSSSLQVETAQQPGPSPLRKMFAVSSIAAGIQFGWALQLSLLTPYVQTLGVPHAWASFIWLCGPISGLLVQPIVGYSSDRCRSRFGRRRPFIFVGAIAVAIAVFLIGYAADIGHAAGDDLTKKTRPRAVVVFVVGFWILDVANNMLQGPCRAFLGDLAAGDHRKTRTANAFFSFFMAIGNVLGYAAGSYDKLHRAFKFTQTEACDVFCANLKSCFFFSIVLLLVLCFVVLICVDDPQFTPRGDDNNGENDGVSGSCFGELWAAFKGLKRPMWLLMVVTAINWVAWFPYMLFDTDWMGREVYGGKVGEKAYDSGVHKGALGLMLNSVVLALMSLTVEPLGRFVGGVKWLWGIVNVILAVCMAMTVVITRAAEHERKNGVSAVGHPSVGVQVAALTFFSVLGVPLAITFSVPFALASIYSSTSGAGQGLSLGVLNVAIVVPQMIVSAISGQWDKWFGGGNLPAFVLGAVAAAVSAVLAVVLLPTPKPADVAKVTSVTAGSFH; encoded by the exons ATGGAACAACCTCCTTCCTCGTCTCTTCAGGTGGAGACAGCACAACAACCGGGACCTAGTCCTCTCCGAAAAATGTTCGCTGTCTCGTCAATCGCCGCGGGAATTCAATTCGGGTGGGCCCTACAGCTCTCTCTTCTGACACCGTACGTCCAGACCCTCGGCGTCCCTCACGCATGGGCGTCGTTCATTTGGCTCTGCGGCCCAATCTCTGGGCTGCTTGTGCAGCCCATTGTAGGGTACAGCAGCGACCGATGCAGATCCCGCTTTGGTCGCCGCCGTCCCTTCATCTTCGTCGGAGCCATCGCCGTCGCAATTGCTGTGTTCCTCATCGGCTATGCAGCCGATATAGGACACGCGGCGGGCGATGACCTCACGAAGAAGACCCGTCCACGCGCGGTGGTGGTTTTTGTGGTCGGCTTCTGGATCCTGGACGTGGCCAACAACATGCTCCAGGGTCCATGCCGCGCCTTCCTCGGTGACCTCGCCGCCGGGGACCACCGCAAGACGAGGACCGCCAACGCCTTCTTCTCGTTCTTCATGGCCATCGGAAACGTCCTCGGCTACGCAGCCGGCTCCTACGACAAACTCCACCGCGCCTTCAAATTCACACAAACCGAAGCGTGTGACGTGTTCTGTGCAAACCTCAagagctgcttcttcttctcaatTGTCCTCCTCCTGGTTCTTTGTTTCGTTGTGCTCATTTGCGTCGACGACCCACAATTCACGCCACGTGGCGATGACAACAATGGCGAAAACGACGGCGTTTCGGGGTCGTGCTTTGGGGAACTCTGGGCTGCGTTTAAAGGTCTAAAGAGgccaatgtggttgttgatggtAGTGACCGCTATAAACTGGGTGGCGTGGTTTCCGTACATGCTGTTCGATACTGATTGGATGGGGCGTGAGGTGTACGGTGGTAAGGTGGGGGAGAAAGCATACGATTCGGGAGTGCATAAGGGGGCGTTGGGGCTTATGCTGAACTCTGTCGTTTTGGCATTGATGTCGTTGACGGTGGAACCGTTGGGTCGTTTCGTTGGGGGAGTTAAGTGGCTATGGGGAATCGTAAACGTAATTCTCGCCGTTTGCATGGCAATGACGGTGGTTATCACAAGGGCTGCAGAACATGAACGGAAAAACGGCGTTTCTGCTGTTGGGCATCCCTCAGTTGGTGTGCAAGTGGCTGCATTGACTTTCTTCTCCGTCCTTGGTGTTCCTCTTGCT ATTACTTTCAGCGTCCCCTTTGCACTGGCATCTATATACTCCTCCACTTCAGGAGCAGGCCAAG GTTTATCCTTGGGTGTCCTCAATGTTGCAATTGTCGTGCCACAG ATGATAGTATCGGCTATAAGTGGACAGTGGGATAAGTGGTTTGGTGGTGGCAACTTGCCGGCGTTTGTGTTGGGTGCCGTGGCGGCCGCCGTGAGTGCCGTGTTAGCGGTTGTTCTGCTGCCAACACCAAAGCCAGCAGATGTGGCCAAGGTTACTTCCGTCACTGCTGGGAGTTTCCATTAG
- the LOC114389625 gene encoding sucrose transport protein SUC8-like isoform X2, which translates to MEQPPSSSLQVETAQQPGPSPLRKMFAVSSIAAGIQFGWALQLSLLTPYVQTLGVPHAWASFIWLCGPISGLLVQPIVGYSSDRCRSRFGRRRPFIFVGAIAVAIAVFLIGYAADIGHAAGDDLTKKTRPRAVVVFVVGFWILDVANNMLQGPCRAFLGDLAAGDHRKTRTANAFFSFFMAIGNVLGYAAGSYDKLHRAFKFTQTEACDVFCANLKSCFFFSIVLLLVLCFVVLICVDDPQFTPRGDDNNGENDGVSGSCFGELWAAFKGLKRPMWLLMVVTAINWVAWFPYMLFDTDWMGREVYGGKVGEKAYDSGVHKGALGLMLNSVVLALMSLTVEPLGRFVGGVKWLWGIVNVILAVCMAMTVVITRAAEHERKNGVSAVGHPSVGVQVAALTFFSVLGVPLAVRLLSASPLHWHLYTPPLQEQAKVYPWVSSMLQLSCHR; encoded by the exons ATGGAACAACCTCCTTCCTCGTCTCTTCAGGTGGAGACAGCACAACAACCGGGACCTAGTCCTCTCCGAAAAATGTTCGCTGTCTCGTCAATCGCCGCGGGAATTCAATTCGGGTGGGCCCTACAGCTCTCTCTTCTGACACCGTACGTCCAGACCCTCGGCGTCCCTCACGCATGGGCGTCGTTCATTTGGCTCTGCGGCCCAATCTCTGGGCTGCTTGTGCAGCCCATTGTAGGGTACAGCAGCGACCGATGCAGATCCCGCTTTGGTCGCCGCCGTCCCTTCATCTTCGTCGGAGCCATCGCCGTCGCAATTGCTGTGTTCCTCATCGGCTATGCAGCCGATATAGGACACGCGGCGGGCGATGACCTCACGAAGAAGACCCGTCCACGCGCGGTGGTGGTTTTTGTGGTCGGCTTCTGGATCCTGGACGTGGCCAACAACATGCTCCAGGGTCCATGCCGCGCCTTCCTCGGTGACCTCGCCGCCGGGGACCACCGCAAGACGAGGACCGCCAACGCCTTCTTCTCGTTCTTCATGGCCATCGGAAACGTCCTCGGCTACGCAGCCGGCTCCTACGACAAACTCCACCGCGCCTTCAAATTCACACAAACCGAAGCGTGTGACGTGTTCTGTGCAAACCTCAagagctgcttcttcttctcaatTGTCCTCCTCCTGGTTCTTTGTTTCGTTGTGCTCATTTGCGTCGACGACCCACAATTCACGCCACGTGGCGATGACAACAATGGCGAAAACGACGGCGTTTCGGGGTCGTGCTTTGGGGAACTCTGGGCTGCGTTTAAAGGTCTAAAGAGgccaatgtggttgttgatggtAGTGACCGCTATAAACTGGGTGGCGTGGTTTCCGTACATGCTGTTCGATACTGATTGGATGGGGCGTGAGGTGTACGGTGGTAAGGTGGGGGAGAAAGCATACGATTCGGGAGTGCATAAGGGGGCGTTGGGGCTTATGCTGAACTCTGTCGTTTTGGCATTGATGTCGTTGACGGTGGAACCGTTGGGTCGTTTCGTTGGGGGAGTTAAGTGGCTATGGGGAATCGTAAACGTAATTCTCGCCGTTTGCATGGCAATGACGGTGGTTATCACAAGGGCTGCAGAACATGAACGGAAAAACGGCGTTTCTGCTGTTGGGCATCCCTCAGTTGGTGTGCAAGTGGCTGCATTGACTTTCTTCTCCGTCCTTGGTGTTCCTCTTGCTGTAAG ATTACTTTCAGCGTCCCCTTTGCACTGGCATCTATATACTCCTCCACTTCAGGAGCAGGCCAAG GTTTATCCTTGGGTGTCCTCAATGTTGCAATTGTCGTGCCACAG ATGA
- the LOC114390466 gene encoding sucrose transport protein SUC8-like: protein MEEPQPGPNPLRKMILVSSMAAGIQFGWALQLSLLTPYVQTLGVPHAWASFIWLCGPISGLLVQPIVGYSSDRCQSSFGRRRPFILAGSLAVAIAVFLIGYAADIGHATGDDLTQKTRPRAVAIFVIGFWILDVANNMLQGPCRAFLGDLAAGDEKKTKAANAFFSFFMAVGNILGYAAGSYDGLHRLFPFTETEACNVFCANLKSCFFFAIVLLVVLTTLVLITVKETPYTPKAEKETEDAEKTHFSCFCGELCLAFKGLKRPMWMLMLVTAVNWIAWFPYFLFDTDWMGREVYGGDVGQKAYDSGVHAGSLGLMLNAVVLAVMSLAIEPLGRVVGGIKWLWGIVNILLAICLGMTVLITKIAEHERLLNPALVGNPSLGIKVGSMVFFSVLGIPLAITFSVPFALASIYSSTSGAGQGLSLGVLNIAIVVPQMIVSTISGPWDALFGGGNLPAFVLGAVAAVVSAILAVLLLPTPKKADEARASSLNVGGFH, encoded by the exons ATGGAGGAGCCACAACCAGGACCCAACCCGTTACGCAAAATGATTTTGGTGTCATCAATGGCGGCCGGTATCCAATTCGGGTGGGCCCTACAGCTCTCCCTTCTCACCCCATACGTTCAAACCCTAGGTGTCCCGCACGCTTGGGCCTCATTTATTTGGCTATGTGGCCCGATATCTGGGCTGCTGGTGCAGCCCATTGTGGGCTACAGCAGCGACCGATGTCAATCCAGTTTCGGCCGCCGCCGTCCCTTTATCCTAGCCGGGTCTTTGGCCGTCGCCATTGCCGTGTTCCTAATTGGTTACGCGGCCGATATAGGACACGCGACAGGCGACGACCTGACCCAAAAGACCCGGCCACGTGCAGTGGCGATCTTCGTGATCGGGTTTTGGATCCTCGACGTGGCTAACAACATGCTCCAGGGCCCATGTCGTGCCTTCCTGGGCGACCTCGCTGCCGGGGATGAGAAAAAGACAAAGGCAGCCAAcgccttcttctctttcttcatGGCCGTCGGCAACATCCTGGGCTATGCTGCGGGATCCTACGACGGCCTCCACCGCCTCTTTCCCTTCACGGAAACCGAGGCATGCAACGTCTTCTGCGCAAACCTCAAGAGTTGCTTCTTCTTTGCTATCGTCCTCCTGGTGGTCCTCACCACCTTGGTGCTGATTACCGTGAAAGAAACTCCCTACACGCCAAAGGCAGAGAAGGAAACCGAAGATGCAGAGAAGACACACTTCTCGTGCTTCTGCGGAGAACTTTGTCTTGCATTCAAGGGGCTGAAGAGGCCAATGTGGATGTTGATGTTGGTGACCGCCGTGAACTGGATAGCGTGGTTCCCTTACTTCTTGTTTGACACCGATTGGATGGGTCGTGAGGTGTACGGTGGTGACGTGGGGCAGAAGGCGTACGATTCGGGAGTTCATGCAGGTTCTCTAGGGCTAATGTTGAATGCGGTGGTGTTGGCTGTGATGTCATTGGCAATTGAACCGTTGGGGCGTGTGGTTGGGGGAATCAAGTGGTTGTGGGGAATCGTTAACATCTTGTTGGCTATATGCTTGGGAATGACCGTTCTCATCACAAAGATCGCTGAGCATGAACGTCTTCTTAACCCTGCTTTGGTTGGGAACCCTTCCCTCGGTATCAAAGTTGGTTCCATGGTTTTCTTCTCTGTCCTTGGAATCCCTCTTGCG ATTACTTTCAGTGTCCCATTTGCTCTAGCATCTATATACTCCAGCACTTCCGGAGCAGGCCAAG gTCTATCTTTGGGTGTGCTTAATATTGCAATTGTCGTTCCACAG ATGATAGTATCAACCATAAGTGGACCATGGGATGCCTTGTTCGGCGGTGGAAACTTGCCTGCATTCGTGTTGGGTGCGGTGGCCGCCGTCGTGAGTGCAATATTAGCAGTTCTTCTGCTGCCAACTCCAAAGAAAGCTGATGAGGCCAGGGCTTCTAGCCTCAACGTGGGAGGTTTCCATTAG